The Punica granatum isolate Tunisia-2019 chromosome 4, ASM765513v2, whole genome shotgun sequence genome has a window encoding:
- the LOC116203141 gene encoding uncharacterized protein LOC116203141, producing the protein MGNYISCTLSTQTASGNLRSAAKVILPTGEVQQFFTPTNAAELMLETPNHFLVNSQSLRIGRKFSALNADEDLEMGNVYVMFPMNRLSSTITASDLGPLFLKASSSSKKAPSNIGSGAGRVRVSPESDEVPLRGPDRISSEAPKLSLEGIEEFSLPEFMHRMSMSRSKKPLLETIAEDDQIYSR; encoded by the coding sequence ATGGGAAACTACATCTCTTGCACGCTCTCGACTCAGACAGCTTCCGGGAACTTGAGATCCGCAGCGAAGGTGATACTTCCGACGGGCGAGGTGCAGCAGTTCTTCACGCCGACTAATGCAGCCGAGCTCATGCTCGAGACGCCGAACCACTTCCTCGTGAACTCCCAATCCCTACGCATTGGCCGGAAATTCTCGGCCCTGAACGCGGACGAGGACCTCGAGATGGGTAACGTGTACGTGATGTTCCCGATGAACAGGCTCAGTTCCACGATCACTGCCTCCGACCTGGGGCCGTTGTTCCTCAAAGCATCTTCATCCTCTAAGAAGGCGCCTTCCAATATCGGTTCGGGGGCCGGAAGAGTGAGGGTCTCGCCTGAATCTGACGAGGTGCCCCTGCGGGGACCTGACAGGATCAGTTCGGAGGCGCCGAAGCTCAGCCTGGAAGGGATCGAGGAGTTCTCATTGCCGGAGTTTATGCACAGGATGTCAATGAGCCGGTCGAAGAAGCCTTTGCTCGAAACAATAGCCGAAGATGATCAAATTTATTCGAGATGA
- the LOC116202475 gene encoding probable histone chaperone ASF1A: MSAVNITNVTVLDNPAPFLTPFQFEISYECLSPLNDDLEWKLIYVGSAEDETYDQLLESVLVGPVNVGNYRFVLQADPPDPSKIREEDIIGVTVLLLTCSYLGQEFIRVGYYVNNDYEDEQLKEEPPQKVLIDKVQRNILSDKPRVTKFPINFHPENGEKGEELQAPPPDQPTEIVGDGEQPADSGTLISGQEA; encoded by the exons ATGAGTGCCGTGAACATCACAAACGTCACCGTGCTGGACAACCCGGCGCCGTTCCTGACCCCGTTCCAGTTCGAGATCTCGTACGAGTGCCTGTCTCCGCTCAACGACG ATTTAGAATGGAAGCTTATCTATGTGGGATCTGCTGAGGATGAGACCTATGACCAACTATTAGAGAGTGTACTCGTCGGGCCTGTTAATGTTGGGAACTATCGCTTTGTACTGCAG GCAGACCCACCGGATCCATCAAAGATCCGTGAAGAAGACATCATCGGTGTTACTGTACTTCTCTTAACTTGCTCTTACCTGGGGCAAGAATTTATACGTGTAGGCTACTACGTGAATAATGATTATGAAGACGAGCAGCTGAAAGAGGAACCTCCCCAGAAGGTGTTGATAGATAAAGTACAAAGGAACATCTTATCTGATAAGCCTCGGGTCACAAAGTTCCCAATCAATTTCCACCCTGAGAATGGTGAAAAAGGAGAAGAACTACAGGCGCCTCCACCAGATCAGCCTACTGAAATTGTTGGAGATGGTGAGCAACCAGCTGATTCAGGAACACTAATTTCCGGGCAGGAAGCTTAG